The window CGGCGGCAGTCGGCTCAGCCGTGGAAGTTGGGCTCGCGCTTCTCGGCGAAGGCGCGGCCCGCCTCCGCGAAGGCGGCCGAGCGCCGCGCCTCGCCGAAGATCTGGTCTTCGGCGTCGAGCACAGAGAAGACGTTGTCGTTGGCGGCGTTGGCGTAGAGCAACCGCTTAGCCCAGCGCACCTGCTCCTCGGGATTGAAGGCGATCTCCTCCCCCAGCGCCAGCGCCGTCTCGACCAGCTCATCGTGCGGCACCACGCGGTTGACGACGCCCATGCGCAGCGCCTCGGCCGCGTCGATGATGCGGCCGGTGAGAATCAGCTCGGCGGCGAAGCCGAGGCCGGCGATCTGCGGCAGGTGGTAGGTTGAGCCCAGCTCCGGTGTGAGGCCGATGCGCACGAAACGCATCGAAAGCCGCGCCCGCTCCGAGGCGATGCGCACGTCGCAGGCGAGCGGCAGCGTCAGACCGACGCCGATCGCGGGGCCGTTGATCGCGGCGATCACCGGCTTCGAGCGTTGCAGGAAGATCGAGTACGGCTCTTCCGCACCGCGGCGCGCGCGCGGCGGTGCGTTCGGATCGGGGCGCAGATCGGCGCCGGCGCAAAAGCCGCGCCCGGCGCCGGTGATCACGATCGCGCCTATTCCCGCGTCGTCGTTGCACTCGCCGATCGCCTCGCGCACGCCGTCGCCCATCGCGCCGCTCCAGGCGTTCAGCCGGTCCGGGCGGTTCAACGTGATCAGGCCCACGCGTCCCCTGCGCTCAAAAAGCACTACGCTGTCGGTCGCCGTTGCGCTCGTCATCGGTTCCTCCCTGCCGCTCCGCCCTCATGCCCGGCGCAAGCGGTGTTCACCAGCAATCGTGCCGCCTGCCGGCGTGCGCTGACAAGCCGCACGCGTGCTTTCGGAGCTTTGCCCACGATGCCCGTGGCTATGCAATGCCCCCCGAGACGAAGCGGCCGAGCGCGGCCATGTACTGCTGCGCGCCGAGCCAGAGCAGGTCGTTGTGGCCAGCGCCGGGAACGATCACCAGCTCCTTGCGCTCGACCTTGAGCGCGTCGTAAAGCTCCAGCGCCGCCTGCATGGGCACCAGCTCATCGTACTCGCCGTGGATGATCAGAGCCGGCAAGCCGATCGCCGCGACCTTCGCCCGATGTCGCGCGATCAGCTCCTCGACCTCCTTCGGAGGCGCCGACGAAGCCAGACGCCGCGCCAGCCGCTCCAGGTTCGCCGAGCCGCTCTCCACGATCAGTCCGCGCAGGCGATCGGCGCGGCGGGCGGCCAGCTCCAGGGCCGGGTGGGCGCCCAGGCTGCGCCCCATGACGAAGCGCGGCCCGACGAAGCCCGAATCGTCCAGCACGGCGTGGAAGCGGTCGAGCACGGCGTGGCTGTCGCTCACCAGCGCGGCGAAGCTGGGCCGGCCCTCGCTGGCGCCGTAACCTCGATAGTCGGCTACCCAGAGATTGACGCGGGCCTGCCGATAGAGATCGAGGAGGCCGTCGTAGTCGCTCACGACTTCGCCGTTGCCGTGGAAGAAGAGCAGGCTCGGCAGTGCGCGGTCGAGCGGGTGGAAGCGACAGGCCACGCGCACGCCATCCGCGACCGTGACCAGTTCGTCGCGCGCCGAAGGCGGCGGCGGACTCCAGTCGTCGCGAGGGTAGAAGATCTGCCCGGAGGCGCCGAGCCGGTCGAGCAGGGCATAGTCGGGCAGCAGGGCAGCGTCCATAGTCGTCGGCCTCCGGGCGGACGCGGCCGGCGGCCCGGTCGCGCTGCCGCGATTCTCCGGCATTCGTGCGCACGCGACCAGCCCTTCGTCATGCAGCGGGGCGGTCAGACAGCGGACCTCGCTTCGCAGCCCCATGCGCCGAACGCCGCGCCTGCGCTACGCTGACTGCGCGGTATGCGGGGCCGGCCGGAAACACGACCGGAATCCGGGGACGGTAGTTCAGCGAGCCGCGACAACGATGCATGTTGGCGTTTGCCATCTCACGCTGCGTCTGGCCGAAAATCACTCGCTCAAGGGCAAGCGCCAGGTGATCAAGTCGCTGCTGGCGCGGCTTGCGAACGAGTTCAACGTTTCTGTCGCCGAGACCGATCAGCAGGAGGCCTGGCAGCTCGCGGGCATCGGCCTCTGCTGCGTCTCCAACAGCAGGCAACACGCACAGCAGCAGTTGCAGGCGATGGTGGAGTTTGTCGAGCACACCCGCCCCGATGTCGAGATCGTCGAGTGCGAGCTGGACGTGCTCAGCGCCTAGCGGCCGGCCGCTCTGGGCACGAAGGCAACTTGAGGTAGGGGATGGGGAACGAAGCGACCGATCCACTGATGCGCATCCGCCGCGCCACGCCGAAGGACGGCCCAGCGGTGCGCGAGTTTGTCTTCGCCACGCTGCGGTCCTACGGCATCGAGCCGGAGCCGGACGGGCTCGACGCCGACGTGATGGCCTTCGGCACGGCGACTGACCCGCGAGTGCTGGAGCTGGTGGTGGAGCTGGGCGGCGTGGCGGTCGGCTCGCTGGCGATCGCGCCGCACGGCGCCGCGACGGGCCATCTCAGCAAGTTCTTCATGGACGCGCGCTGTCGGGGGCGGGGCTTCGGCAGGCCGCTGCTGGCGCGTGCCGTCGAGGAAGCACGGGCGCTGGGCTACCGCCGCCTGGTGCTGGAGACGCGCTCGGCGTTCCGCGAAGCCTGCCATCTGTACGAGTCTACCGGCTGGGAACGCGGGCCCGACCTGCCGCCCGGCTCCGGCCCGGATCGGACGTACAGCCTTGGCCTGCGCGCGAATCGATAGGGCCGTACGCTCGCGGCGCTGGCCCGCGGCGGAAGACTGGCACAGAATGGCCGGAGCGGCCGGCCGCGAGCCGGATCGGCGCGACGAGGTGACAGGGAGATGGCGAATCCAGGCACGCTGGCCGTGCGGGCGGAGCTGCTGTTCGACGGCGCCAGCGACGAGCTGCTGCGGCGGCCGCTCGTGCTGATAGAGGCGGGTCGCATCGCCCGCATCGGCCAGCAACAGACGACGCCGCTGCCCGCGGGCGTGCCGGTGATCGAGCTCCCCGGCGCAACGTTGCTGCCGGGCTTGATCGACTGCCACGTCCACCTGATCTTCGACGGCAGCGCCGAGCCAGTGCCGCATCTACTGGCCGAAAGCGACAACCATGCGCTGCTGCGTATGTCCGCCCACGCCGCCGCGATGCTGAACGCCGGCATCACCACGGCCCGCGACCTCGGCTGCCGCTCGCACCTCGACCTCGACGTCCGGCGGGCGATCGAGGAGGGAACGATCGCCGGGCCGCGCCTGCTGTGCGTGGGCAAGCCGATCACCGTCACCGGCGGGCACTGCCACTTCCTGGGCGGCGAGGCCGACGGTGACCTTGAGCTGCGCCGGGCCGTGCGGCGCGAGCACAAGGCCGGTGTCGACTGGATCAAGATCTTCGCCACCGGCGGCCATATGACGCCGGGCTCGAACCCGTACCAGGCGCAGTACACGGTCGAAGAGCTGCGCGCGGCGACGGAAGAGGCGCATCGCCTGGAGCACGGCATCGCCGCGCACTGCCACGGCACCGAAGGCGTGCGCCGGGCCGTGGCCGCCGGCGTGGACACGCTCGAGCATTGCAGCTTCCAGAAGCCCGGCGGCCTCGACCTGGACGAACGCACGATCGAGGCGATCGTGGCGCAGGGGATCTACGTCTCGCCCACGCTTTCGGCCAATTTGCTCACGGAAAGCCCGCAGGCCGCGGCGTTTCGCCAGAGCGCCGCCGTGCGCCTGCCGGCGCTATACCGGGCCGGCGCCCGCCTGATCAGCAGCACCGACTGCGGCATTCCCAACACGCCGCACGACACCCTGCCGCGCGTCCTGCCCCTCTTGCAGACGCTGGCCGGCATGCCGCCCACGGACGTCCTGCGCGCCGCGACGAGCCGCGCGGCCGAGGCGCTGCGTATCGGCCAGCTTGCGGGCGCGCTGCGGCCCGGTCTTGCCGCCGACCTTATCGCCGTGCCCGGCAACCCGATCGAGAACCTGGCGCTGCTTGCCGATGTTTCTTTCGTGATGAAGGCCGGCGCTGTAGTGCGCGGCGCCGCGGTCGCCGCCGCCTGACGCTCGTTGCCGGCGTCTACGCCTCCCGTGGCGCCCGGCCGTACGTGTCCGCCAGCTCCGCTAGCCAGGCGGCATGGTCGTCGCGCAGGGCGCCCGGCAGCAGCCGCCAGGCCCAGTTGTCTTGCGCCCGGCCCGGCAGGTTCATGCGCGCCTCGCTGCCCAGGCCCAGCACGTCTTGCGCCGGTGCGATCGCCATCTCTGCCACGGAGCTGTAGGCCAGGCGAATCAGGTCATGGGCCAGGTCGCTGCCATCTCGCGCCAGGTAGCGGCGCACGCGGTCGCGCTCCACTTCCCCAAGCGCGGCCCACCAGCCGGCGCTCGTGTCGTTGTCATGGGTGCCCGTGTAGACGACGGCGTTCGCGGTGTAGTTGTGCGGCAGATAGGGGTTCGTGGCGTCGTCGCCGAAGGCGAACTGCAGCACTTTCATGCCCGGCGCCCCGACCGCGCGCCGCAGCGCCTCGACTTCGGGGGTGATCACGCCGAGATCCTCGGCAACGAAGGGCGTCGTGCCCAGCGCCGCCCGCACGGCATCGAACAAGGCGATACCGGGTCCCGGCTGCCAGCGGCCGTTCACCGCGGTGGCCTCGTCGGCAGGGACCTCCCAATACGCCTCGAAGCCGCGAAAGTGGTCGATGCGCACGAGGTCCGCCTGCGTCAGAGCGTGCCGGAAGCGCTCGATCCACCAGGCGTAGCCGGTCTGCGCCAGCACATCCCAGCGGTATAGCGGGTTGCCCCAGCGCTGCCCGGTGGCTGAGAAGTAGTCGGGCGGCACGCCGGCCACGGCGAGCGGCCGGCCGGCGGCGTCGAGCTGAAACAGCTCAGGGTGCGCCCAGACATCGGCGCTGTCCAGCGCCACGAAGATCGGCAGATCGCCGAGCACCCGCACGCCGCGCTGATTGGCGTACGCCTTGAGCGCGCCCCACCGTTCGGTGAACTGCCACTGCACGAAGCGCTGGAAGGCGACTTCGCTGGCCAGGCTTCGCTCTGCATCGGCCAGCGCCGCCGCGTCACGCGAGCGCAGCGCCGAGGGCCACGCGCTCCACGGTTGATCCTGGTGCGCGGATCGCAAGGCCATGAACAAGGCAAAGTCGTCGAGCCAGTGCGCCTGCGCCGCGGCGAAGCTTTGCAGCCGCTCGCGTTGCTCGGCGCCGGCGCCGGCCTCAAAGTGCGCGAAGGCGCGGCGCAGGCGCTCCTGCTTCCAGGGAAGCACGGCGGCGAAGTCGGCGCGGTCTGCCTGTGCCGCCGGGGCGCCGTCGAGATCGGCGTTTTCGAGCAGCCCCGCGTCGCGCAGCCGTTCGAGTGAGATCAGCAACCAGTTGCCGGCAAAGGCGGAGCGGGTGGCGTACGGCGAGTTGCCGAAGCCGGTGGGGCCAAGGGGCAGGATCTGCCAGAGCCGCTGACGTGCACGGGCCAGCCAGTCCACGAAGCCGTAGGCGGCGTCGCCGAGGTCGCCGCAGCCGTGCGGGCCGGGCAGCGATGTCGGATGCAGGAGGATGCCGGCGGCCCGCTCGCTCACGGCCGTGAACGCGCCAGGCGGCGCTCAACTTCGCCGGTCAGCCCAGGTCGGGTAACGAGCCGCGACCCCGGCGGGCGGGTCGAGCGGCGCGCGATCACCTACTTGCCCGCCTTCGGCCGCTGCACGAAGACCTTGCGCATGCCGAGGCCGCCCTTTGTGGGCGTGCAGAC of the Dehalococcoidia bacterium genome contains:
- a CDS encoding amidohydrolase family protein, which translates into the protein MANPGTLAVRAELLFDGASDELLRRPLVLIEAGRIARIGQQQTTPLPAGVPVIELPGATLLPGLIDCHVHLIFDGSAEPVPHLLAESDNHALLRMSAHAAAMLNAGITTARDLGCRSHLDLDVRRAIEEGTIAGPRLLCVGKPITVTGGHCHFLGGEADGDLELRRAVRREHKAGVDWIKIFATGGHMTPGSNPYQAQYTVEELRAATEEAHRLEHGIAAHCHGTEGVRRAVAAGVDTLEHCSFQKPGGLDLDERTIEAIVAQGIYVSPTLSANLLTESPQAAAFRQSAAVRLPALYRAGARLISSTDCGIPNTPHDTLPRVLPLLQTLAGMPPTDVLRAATSRAAEALRIGQLAGALRPGLAADLIAVPGNPIENLALLADVSFVMKAGAVVRGAAVAAA
- a CDS encoding GNAT family N-acetyltransferase, which encodes MGNEATDPLMRIRRATPKDGPAVREFVFATLRSYGIEPEPDGLDADVMAFGTATDPRVLELVVELGGVAVGSLAIAPHGAATGHLSKFFMDARCRGRGFGRPLLARAVEEARALGYRRLVLETRSAFREACHLYESTGWERGPDLPPGSGPDRTYSLGLRANR
- a CDS encoding alpha/beta fold hydrolase — its product is MDAALLPDYALLDRLGASGQIFYPRDDWSPPPPSARDELVTVADGVRVACRFHPLDRALPSLLFFHGNGEVVSDYDGLLDLYRQARVNLWVADYRGYGASEGRPSFAALVSDSHAVLDRFHAVLDDSGFVGPRFVMGRSLGAHPALELAARRADRLRGLIVESGSANLERLARRLASSAPPKEVEELIARHRAKVAAIGLPALIIHGEYDELVPMQAALELYDALKVERKELVIVPGAGHNDLLWLGAQQYMAALGRFVSGGIA
- the malQ gene encoding 4-alpha-glucanotransferase encodes the protein MSERAAGILLHPTSLPGPHGCGDLGDAAYGFVDWLARARQRLWQILPLGPTGFGNSPYATRSAFAGNWLLISLERLRDAGLLENADLDGAPAAQADRADFAAVLPWKQERLRRAFAHFEAGAGAEQRERLQSFAAAQAHWLDDFALFMALRSAHQDQPWSAWPSALRSRDAAALADAERSLASEVAFQRFVQWQFTERWGALKAYANQRGVRVLGDLPIFVALDSADVWAHPELFQLDAAGRPLAVAGVPPDYFSATGQRWGNPLYRWDVLAQTGYAWWIERFRHALTQADLVRIDHFRGFEAYWEVPADEATAVNGRWQPGPGIALFDAVRAALGTTPFVAEDLGVITPEVEALRRAVGAPGMKVLQFAFGDDATNPYLPHNYTANAVVYTGTHDNDTSAGWWAALGEVERDRVRRYLARDGSDLAHDLIRLAYSSVAEMAIAPAQDVLGLGSEARMNLPGRAQDNWAWRLLPGALRDDHAAWLAELADTYGRAPREA
- a CDS encoding enoyl-CoA hydratase-related protein, with the protein product MTSATATDSVVLFERRGRVGLITLNRPDRLNAWSGAMGDGVREAIGECNDDAGIGAIVITGAGRGFCAGADLRPDPNAPPRARRGAEEPYSIFLQRSKPVIAAINGPAIGVGLTLPLACDVRIASERARLSMRFVRIGLTPELGSTYHLPQIAGLGFAAELILTGRIIDAAEALRMGVVNRVVPHDELVETALALGEEIAFNPEEQVRWAKRLLYANAANDNVFSVLDAEDQIFGEARRSAAFAEAGRAFAEKREPNFHG
- a CDS encoding DUF503 domain-containing protein — translated: MHVGVCHLTLRLAENHSLKGKRQVIKSLLARLANEFNVSVAETDQQEAWQLAGIGLCCVSNSRQHAQQQLQAMVEFVEHTRPDVEIVECELDVLSA